DNA from Danaus plexippus chromosome 6, MEX_DaPlex, whole genome shotgun sequence:
TCAGTGATTATACGTATTTGGATACATTTTTATGCATACAGTATATTCtttttacatgttttaaaatatagtagtTAACTGCTAGCCCTTGTTTCGCTAGGTAAGTGggattatacaataatttaaaataaaattaatgcagCGATTGTTACAGCTTACacttacatacaaaaaacaaatgcCCTATAACTATAGTCCTTTAGcaaaaactgtatttaaattgaatttttcaattgatttaaagtagttaaatattaaatgccatttttaataaataagggATATAATTGTCCAGCTTactgacatttatatattactatctACAAAAGATAAAATGACAATTCttaaacatacataataataaataaaggaggaGTATCTTAATCTTATCTTATTAAGTCTTACCAATGATCGATCAACTTCAATAAAACTCAcacactaaatataattttaccggaatttattaataataaaatatatattgcatacTGTTATGAGAAACGTTGGTGTAGTAATTGTTATGGCAGGAGTGGAGCGCGCTTCGGAGGGCGGCGTTTTACTCCGCAGCCTCCGTGACACTGAGGGCGGCGCGCCCCGCATCCTCACCCTCCGCGCACCCTTCATGCTTGTatctttacttaattttattcaatgcctGTAATATCAACGATTTCTTTTAACGCGTCAGGACTCAAGGTCGTATACGTTACGTAATTTTTTCCATTAGtggttgtaaatatatttttttatacacaattatcctttattgcatttattttattttatctgtaagcTATAAAGATACAAACTAGCTCTGGTACTGCAAAATTAGTTTCAGGACTAATAAACTTAACTGAGCGTGAGAGCTTGCACAGAGCTTGtctataatatctatatagcCATGTCATTGAAGAGAGTAAAATAACggtcaaaacaaataaaataattaataaagatgactcgttttacaaattacaaatttgtattataataatgcgcttctgtttatttatttgtcattcATGGTAATAAAGaatctatacaaatatatatacatatatacagttGATAGACCGATATATTACGCCATTGTTCATTCAAATCAAACATTCGACGTcccttattaatttaagactcGATTGCTTGAAAACCGAAAatcgataaattataattgcgCACAAAGCGTCCTCTATAAATAAGGCTTAAAAGGGGAAACGATTGGACGTCTACATTAAAAATCTAACCAAAATActaggtaaataaaataatgagtaattttatttttgtaatacaatttttcaaaCAACTGTGAACGCTTTGAAATTAAatgctaataataattttaaatggtgATTTAATTTAGGACTACATGTAACATATCTCCTATATTGGATGATTCAATTTGTTATGCATGTTGTAGttgataatttttgatttttttgtccAAAGAACCGTAGAGTTCGAAGTTGTTTTTTAGATTgtgaagaattttttaaagcataataatttattcaagttGAATAAGTAGtctcaaaattataaacgttGGTCGAAAAAGATATGTTTCGTAGCAACGTtatctacaaaatatatatgaagaatatATTGTCATAGTTGCCCTTTCGGGATATATAGCGGGTTTCTTGTGGCTTATTATGTACCTACCTACACTACacgtcatataaattatattaaatcagagattttttataatttttgcaatATTGATGATGCCTTTAGgttttgttttagaaataaatagtgTCAAGagtagaaattatataaaaataatagaaattgaCATTCAAGATTTCCTTATTTCTATTTCctgatttctatataaatatttgttttgtcctCTTCAATATGAACATACCTGTCTGAAATACTTACGTTATTCGTCGCATAAGTTagtgattaattatattggtAAGCACCTAaacaattaacaataatattttgttatacctatgaaatatattttatagatactttataatagacgaatgaatttgtatttttaccaCAAGTTAGAAGCCTCGCAATACATGAGGAGCATTTACAGATTTTCATACCTCAACCTTCACTGATACTATCATAGATATACAAAGATTTTAGAATAACTTAACGCTCTGCACCTACACATATTGCACTGACTATGTAAACTTGGGGTAAACCTACTGATGACAACCCTGTTGGATCTAACTATACTCAGATACGAACTTACGTTTATATTGAGTACTTCCCAACTACAAGAACTTAACAAAGTTTGATGTGATATTGGTCTCAAATCACAGTGAGTTAACGTTTAATTGATAAACCTACGTGACTACTAGCATATAGGTATATTATTGTAACTGTAGTATAATGtggatcaaaaatatattttgattaagaaAAATCGTTAATAATCaaagtgaaatttatatagtagCAGGCTTTACTACTTACCGAACTAACGAAATATTACAATTGGACTTTTAAAGTGTCGAACTACTTTagaaaatgtcattttattttctgctCTTCCATTTAATGTCCAAccttaaaattctatttaatattgtttatgtttatttttcttttcactcCATAAGtacgtacaaaaaaatttttgatctaccatttgaaaaaatttacttctaaaaattataaacgtatagtttttttttactagaaCATATTTTTCCCTTAATATCCGACCAGGTAGGTTTGATCATACTCATTTTTTAGATCCTTAATGAATCCAGGGACAGAAGTCccagaaaaattaatttagcgGTTTTCCATAAGCCactaattgtaaattaaattaaataatccttTTTTCTTTCTAACGTCGGCTTAAAATAGAGCGAACTTTTGTAAATCAAacacacataaaataataatggttaCCGGGATTCTCACCCACTGGTGATTTAAATCCAATATTTGGAACCAAAGTAAATCATGAATATTACCGGGAATTTTTTTGTCAAGTTGTACGCTTTAATGCAATCcgaaaaaaactaatattaaaacacttaaCAGTTACAAAGGTAAAATTAGTTTTCGGTACATCtgaaaacgaaatataaaataggtattaattatgttattattattatattttttcttccttcattttaatataataaaagttacacTTATTGCACAATACACGTATTAAGTAAATGTACATGCACCGCGTGacgtaatgtataatttttacgctgttacataatttgttaaatggaGGGTTGGAGAGCTGGCATAGTTCCAGATCGCTCACGAGCGGACGCTTTTATCTCCGCATGTATTCACAACCAATACTCTTGCAAAAATTAGTTTCCCTTCATGCCGCATGTGCTGGCGACGAGCCAATGAGATATAGGTCTTTCAACAAATATGCCATTCAGTTGTCACTAACATATAAATAGCTACGTGCCCATAAAATGCTTTGAAATCTTCATGTGTTGAACATGTACAATACGTATTGTCTTTTAGACTTAGTATGGAGATAAGCACCAGTTTATTTGGTTCATAAGTTTTGAACTCATcacaaatgttttaattaattgttaatgacCCGTATTTTTACTCACAGAGTACATCTAGATCATAGACTAGACAGTATAAGagaaaattatcattatatttaattattttttgtcgtcagcattataaataaaacaacaatcaGTTTCAATgtgtatttgatttaaaaagaaaaataatgtaataaaatatcacttaTACAATTTtgacaatgaaataattttttgttaaactacTGTATAGCCTCCAAGTCGCCCTTCATGACGGGAGCTGCATCAGATTTAAGGTATCCctgtaaaaaaaagtactgctataatttttgtaattaaaaataatacatatacataaaaaccTATTTTTGTTAAGAGAACGAAAGAAATGTCATACAACTTAATATGTACCTAATAATATGCATAATATTACTAAAGATaacttttaatacataattcttTTCCCACaaacttatttttcattaaaaaatattaataaataatctttcttCATCACATTTTGAGCAGTAttgtagttttgtttaaaattaaataaggtaTACTAAGTTTTTTTACACCATCCAGCGCCATCTATATATGTAGGATCAACATGACATCTGTATCAATTAATGTGTTATTGAAACAGTTATTGTTACGacttaaatagaatttagttACAATATCTTATAGagcatgttatataattaataagtcacgatttttttatcagtatTGTTACCTCCTGTGTAAGGTGATATGGCGGATACCTGGCCGCCATCTTGTCCGGGTGACATCTTAAACGGTGCGAGCGAAGCGTGGAGGCGTATGAGAAACGTTCGTCGCACCACTTACAGCTGAGCGGCTTGTCCCCGGTGTGTGTGTGCATGTGCACCtgtatatacaaaacatatagCGATAAAAAGTTACTGTACACATGTATTCGAAATTTCATaaacatcaataataatactacCACAAATACAAtcgaaaaatagtttttttttggtacatATATGAAGACTGATTCAAAtgtcatgtatatttttatttaattattatttacatgaaaacaaaagaatgAATTCCCCATCAACCCCAAGGCTTATCGAGTATTCTTTTGAGATTTGATCTATGTAAGGGCGGTGAAggtgaaaactaaaaaaaacaaatttcttttaGTAGGGTCGCATTCTGTTTGGCTATAAAATTTCCAATCAATCTAATCTAGATTTTTATCGTCACTACTTAcactagaaattaaaattatatatatttttttaattcttacatattacattttttctcTTACAAGGgcgtattattaataagagtTTTGCGCTGTCGATGGAACAAGTATCTAATGTGATCCACAGTCTACCTTCAAGGTCTGCCGTCTCTTGAAGGCTTTGTTGCAGTAGGAGCAGACATGTTGACATTTGTCCTCATGCACTAGAAGATGTTTCCTCAACGTCCTGCGACTGTTCAGTACTCTGTTACAAACGTGACACGCGTACGAGGTGTCTTCGTGAGTGTCCATGTGGGTCTTCAGATTGGAGTACGTCTTGAACCTGgtcattgatatttttatatagagattatcattatatatgaaataagcgGACTATGAgggtagatataaaaatatattttctggtAATTAACAtgttaaaaggtttttttgttagaaaatattcaGTTGGTTGGGAAACGTGGAGCTGACAATGTTTTGTCGTAAATTTTACTTAGTAGGATAAGCTCTACTTCATGGCGTGCAGCctgctgaatatttttttaaactatgctcacttcttatatatattagatgaAGACATATGCatgtatatatactatatagcaTCGTATATACTCACGACTTGTAACACTTGATGCATGTGAAGGGTTTATCCTCGCTGTGTATGGCCGTGTGTTGTCTCAGTTCCCCGCCGGTACCACACGCGTACCCACACAGGTCACACACGTAGCTCTTGATCTTGTCGTGGACTATACGCTTGTGAGACGCACACGAAGACCGGGTTGTGAACCTGTGTGATGATGAAATGgtcattaaacattattattcattacattAAGGAGTTGGACTATAGGGCTATGGAGTTAAGCAATTATATTGTGTTCTTTAATCATATGGAACAGACAAAACTGGACTGTTATTTGAtaagatctttttttttacactattACCAAATTATGGATATCCATAGAATACAGTATATAGTATCTATAGAATACAGGTTTGTGTCGTTAAAGAAAatctatatgaaataaatgacattGGTATGCTAGCAAAGTTTATATTGAactattagtttaaataaaatgataatatactagtaataataattttataaaaataaattgcaaaattattaagtattgtCAATAAACAaggaagtatttttttgttacctaCGTCCTAACTgtgaatagaaaaattatcacATACAAAGTTTTAGTTAAATGTACACTACTTCAAGGGAAATGGTAAGAAAATGACGTAAATATAAGTCAAGTTCAACTGTTtcgtaaatacaaaaatgtattttctattataattaaaaccaaaCTATGTCTAAATCCTTCCGTACTTACTTTAAGAAACATATATCACAAcggtatatttttctttcttctaTCGGTATGTGAGATTTCGCATGGGATTTCAAAAGTTCCTTtgaattaaagaatttatcaCAAGAATTACAATTAAACTTCCTCTCTGACTTTGGTATGtgtcttaatttatgtttggCCATCGCAGCTTCAGACTTTGATATTCTTGGACATTTATCACAACTGAAAtaggaaagaaaaaataatcctAATTGACCACTTGAACAGTAACATCAatactgaaaatttaaaaaaaaaatgttaatagtttaaaaaaaaaactgcttaaaatataaatctttacacatcccattttcttattatttatttcaattatatttacatatttatttattctttattgcCATAACATGAACAAATTGTATCAAAGCTAGAATCAATCTCATACCACTAGTCAACTTTACTAGTGgtgcaaaaaataaatttgtaacataAGTATAAggaataacaaaacattcatACCATATAACATCAGGATTCTTATGATCCTGTATATGTTTGTACAATACTGATTTGGACCTAAGACTAACTCCACAGACACATCTGACCTCCGGCTTGATCCTGTGAATTCGTTCGCAGTGAGCCTTCAGTGTATACCAACTTGTGCACTCTCTTTCACATAACAAACATGTAAacctgaaaatattaaatatatattattatttaacatataaatgttaatagagaataattctttttaataaacatcatAATTATTCAAGCAATGTTAATGTTGttcttttaaatagtaatttagattccattatgtagtttttaaataataaaatccgcgtagtaaatccgaataacactagtttcatttaaaagaatactcgcgaaaatcttagatctcataatttAGATTCCATCGGTCCAAAGATTCTGAAGCTCCAAACTCAGTAAGATAGAATTGTAGCTCTGAGTTTGTCATTAAATCAGTTAGTATACATTTATAGTCAAGTTATTTcgtgaaaatgtaaaataaaaaaaatatacgggTACACTAATTAGCTATgtttatcacaaaaatatttaacactgaACACAGGTACGCTATTAGTAATCAAGGCTCGATTCGATTTCCTTTAGAAAAGTAAATTTCAGCTGTattatttacagaaatatttatggCTATGTTTacagaaattttgtttaaaataaagttttaaattttcatattgaagcaataacaataatttttttactcacTTAACAAAATCATTGACATTATAATTGGAGTACTTCTCATTCTGTTTTTCTGTTCCTATATCCATTTTCCTATATTTCCTCGCTTCCTCTTTATGGTCGGACACATGTCTGTATAAAGCTATCTTCGATGTTATAACAAATCCACATATACAATACAAGTATGGCCTGGTTTTatgtatagtataataatGACACCACAAAGCAGTCCAAGTCTTCATACAATTCTCACATTCTTCacattttaatctaaaatattttattatatatttaaggaattatattaataataaagtaataataatatatgtttaaaatagcATCACAGCTCTTAtttaaggaattttaataaattaaatacacatatCGTAAAACGGTTCCTCCAAATTGGTGGATTACCAATTTGCTAGAATACCAATGTAACAAACAATTGGTAGAGTAcctgttacgtacgcgctacatagtataaaataaatgaacatcgccggggcaacattgTTGTATagataagatatcatataacaagtgacgccgctgactccgcggaacgaacaccaagccgtgtgaaccagaagatcctgataccacacaagcaatggaatggcattgctatcctaacatcggcaatcatgtagtcttaggtataggttataagttttaatatgtaatttttattataatatatacataagtatgcttcgtagttttcctggaacctctggttgccaccttatataatttaccaaTAAATACCTACCAAACctaaaatacaatttcaataGGGCAATATATTCAAACTAAAATTCGAAATTTCACcagttttctttttcaaagGAAAATCTGGTCAGGactaaaataagaaaattattttcttatattaatttaatctctTGTCTagttacaataacaaaaactcatatatatatattatgagtggaaaaaatcaaatactttttcttcgctgtttaatatataggcaacacttaattaatatatcattacaaCTTCCTCTGAAAGGGTATGACACTGCAATAGACTAATTCCTGTTGATAACTCTCACAGATTTCAGAgacaaatatacaattaagGTACTTTGATACACTTTTACACATTAGAAATATGACAATCAGGtataattcaaaaaactattttcttaatttaaaaaaattactttcctTATACCTACTTGACAAAATCTTTTATAGTGAggtgtcttttttttaaaacgttctTGAATATGTTGGCCTCTTCctctgttaatattttatttttcttttcatcctTAGCCTCCTTCAGCGTTGCCAGTGCTACATCACTCAAATCACTGCCAACATCACTATCAtacttatcattatttaattcatcacAATTCATTTCAACTAATAATTCATTACTGTTTAGTTCacctaaaaattataatgtatcaaTACCACAGAGGAATATAGTATttcttgattaaatatttaggttTAACTTACTTGTCAATTCGTCAGTTTGTAATTCATCTTTAacctgaaatattatttatatttttttaaataaatccccaatatttgttattgatatttaaaaattatacaatttagtttaatagcctaatttaaaaatgataacacATTAATTTAGTACTTTAAGTATGCTATGATTAATGCAAGAtgagaaattcaaatatataattcaattatcgatttttttctaaaaatttgaTCACAAACACACTTTATTCAACTGTTGgcatacattttgtttatttttttttacaggagtttcttttcttttacttttatactaATAGTTAACTTACTTCGGATTTAATCTCAGGTAAGGTGT
Protein-coding regions in this window:
- the LOC116779185 gene encoding oocyte zinc finger protein XlCOF6-like, which translates into the protein MAFNIKDLCRLCARKNEFSKDLLDTANHNVLKMVLGYIEISINNNDDLPSKVCINCEEKVTSFQLFVVECLKVQETLKRMVLDNVCNEPLIKLEQRIDNYSYTLPEIKSEVKDELQTDELTSELNSNELLVEMNCDELNNDKYDSDVGSDLSDVALATLKEAKDEKKNKILTEEEANIFKNVLKKRHLTIKDFVKLKCEECENCMKTWTALWCHYYTIHKTRPYLYCICGFVITSKIALYRHVSDHKEEARKYRKMDIGTEKQNEKYSNYNVNDFVKFTCLLCERECTSWYTLKAHCERIHRIKPEVRCVCGVSLRSKSVLYKHIQDHKNPDVICCDKCPRISKSEAAMAKHKLRHIPKSERKFNCNSCDKFFNSKELLKSHAKSHIPIEERKIYRCDICFLKFTTRSSCASHKRIVHDKIKSYVCDLCGYACGTGGELRQHTAIHSEDKPFTCIKCYKSFKTYSNLKTHMDTHEDTSYACHVCNRVLNSRRTLRKHLLVHEDKCQHVCSYCNKAFKRRQTLKVHMHTHTGDKPLSCKWCDERFSYASTLRSHRLRCHPDKMAARYPPYHLTQEGYLKSDAAPVMKGDLEAIQ